In Colwellia sp. PAMC 20917, a single genomic region encodes these proteins:
- the bioA gene encoding adenosylmethionine--8-amino-7-oxononanoate transaminase: MNKKHTDLIDFDKKHVWHPYTSMSNPLPSYLVESAKGVYIKLATGEELVDGMSSWWSVLHGYNHPKLNQALVDQTQKMAHVMFGGLTHEPAINLCKKLIEITPEPLQKVFLSDSGSVSVEVAIKMSLQYWHSQGKSEKHKLLTVKNGYHGDTFAAMSVCDPVNGMHQIFESVLMKNIFAPAPQCDFYQPWDSAELAPLKALFSQHHNDIAAFIIEPIVQGAGGMRFYHPEYLRACRALCTQYQVLFIVDEIATGLGRTGKLFACHWADISPDIMCLGKTLTGGYMTLAATLCTQEIAKTISDGEAGCFMHGPTFMANPLACAVANASLDLLATGEWQQQVSFIEDYLTRHLLVLNQHSRVKNARVLGGIGVVETRVAVNMANIQKRFVELGVWIRPFGKLIYIMPPFISDERALAKLVKAISTVLDEQQCFED, from the coding sequence ATGAACAAAAAACATACAGATTTAATCGATTTTGATAAGAAACATGTTTGGCATCCTTACACATCGATGTCAAACCCTCTGCCCTCCTACTTAGTTGAATCGGCCAAGGGCGTTTATATAAAGTTAGCGACGGGTGAGGAACTGGTTGATGGTATGTCGTCTTGGTGGTCTGTTTTACACGGCTATAATCATCCAAAATTAAATCAGGCGCTTGTTGATCAAACACAAAAGATGGCACATGTTATGTTTGGGGGGTTAACGCATGAACCCGCTATTAATTTGTGTAAAAAGCTCATTGAGATCACACCAGAGCCGCTGCAAAAAGTTTTTTTATCAGACTCTGGCTCTGTATCGGTAGAAGTTGCCATAAAAATGTCATTACAGTATTGGCACAGTCAGGGCAAAAGTGAAAAACATAAATTATTGACCGTTAAAAATGGTTATCATGGTGATACTTTTGCCGCGATGTCGGTATGCGATCCGGTTAATGGTATGCACCAAATTTTTGAAAGTGTATTAATGAAAAACATTTTCGCACCTGCGCCACAGTGTGATTTTTATCAACCTTGGGATAGCGCTGAGTTAGCGCCTTTAAAAGCCCTATTTTCACAACATCATAATGATATTGCCGCCTTTATTATTGAACCTATTGTCCAAGGTGCTGGTGGTATGCGCTTTTATCATCCTGAGTATTTAAGAGCCTGTCGCGCCTTATGTACCCAATATCAGGTGTTATTTATTGTTGATGAAATTGCTACGGGTTTAGGCCGTACAGGAAAATTGTTTGCTTGTCACTGGGCGGATATCAGTCCTGACATTATGTGTTTAGGAAAAACCCTGACCGGCGGTTATATGACCCTGGCAGCAACTTTGTGTACGCAAGAAATCGCAAAGACCATCAGTGATGGAGAAGCCGGATGTTTTATGCACGGCCCAACGTTTATGGCTAATCCGCTGGCTTGTGCGGTAGCAAATGCAAGTCTAGATCTTTTGGCAACGGGAGAATGGCAACAGCAAGTGAGTTTTATTGAAGATTATTTAACGCGACACTTATTAGTGTTAAATCAACATTCAAGAGTAAAAAATGCCCGCGTCTTAGGCGGTATAGGTGTGGTAGAAACAAGGGTTGCGGTTAATATGGCAAATATACAAAAAAGATTTGTTGAATTAGGTGTCTGGATCAGACCGTTTGGCAAGCTTATTTATATTATGCCGCCCTTTATTAGTGATGAACGGGCTTTAGCGAAACTTGTTAAGGCGATAAGCACGGTACTCGATGAGCAGCAGTGTTTTGAAGATTAA